From a single Candidatus Aegiribacteria sp. genomic region:
- a CDS encoding sugar transferase, translating to MKQRKILSSFLLPLGDLLLVIGVFLLGYWLRHFILSDVFQNLLRVSDDFRLDLWHYVISGTVMGVIEIIMLQAFGVYRREYGLAKVEELAWILRSSFMAVIITFAFSFATRQLLFSRFVLLFAFPATSIAISIWHGVFHRLARRFALSRGKGIKVAVYGSGSLAVELAEFMEKRALVPYEIAGFVLTESGRDTSPESGAKIFESFSRMFEWMRLNGVSELIVADPELSRENMASLIYNCEQEGVPYKLVADVFTLVSLTTRVVHMGGTIMIESVPPPLSGSRILLKRIIDLIITVPLTILLLPLGFLTAVFIVIDTGLPVFYIQTRLGRMNRKFRMFKFRSMKIGAHQKRDKLKEANEAGGLLFKIRDDPRVTRAGRFIRKWSIDELPQLLNVIMGDMSLVGPRPPLPEEVEEYSERHLKRLETAPGITGVWQVSGRSGLGFSEMVKLDLYYVDNWSIWMDLSILILTVPAIFFKEGAY from the coding sequence TTGAAACAGCGAAAGATATTATCATCTTTTCTCCTCCCTTTAGGGGATCTTCTGCTGGTTATAGGTGTTTTCCTTCTAGGGTACTGGCTCCGTCATTTCATCCTCTCCGATGTCTTTCAGAATCTGTTGAGAGTTTCCGATGATTTCAGACTTGATCTATGGCACTACGTCATCTCCGGAACAGTCATGGGAGTCATCGAAATTATCATGCTTCAGGCTTTCGGGGTTTACAGAAGAGAGTACGGACTTGCCAAGGTAGAAGAACTGGCCTGGATTCTACGTTCATCATTCATGGCAGTGATCATCACTTTCGCTTTCAGCTTTGCCACAAGGCAGTTACTTTTCTCAAGGTTCGTATTGCTTTTCGCATTTCCAGCAACGTCCATTGCGATTTCCATCTGGCATGGTGTTTTCCATCGACTGGCTCGCAGGTTCGCTCTCAGTCGCGGTAAAGGAATAAAAGTAGCTGTCTATGGTTCAGGATCACTTGCTGTTGAACTGGCTGAGTTCATGGAGAAGAGAGCTCTGGTTCCATATGAAATAGCAGGATTCGTACTCACTGAAAGCGGGAGGGATACATCTCCTGAAAGCGGTGCGAAAATATTCGAATCATTCAGCCGGATGTTTGAATGGATGCGGTTGAATGGGGTTTCGGAACTGATCGTAGCAGACCCGGAACTGTCGCGGGAAAATATGGCTTCACTGATCTACAATTGTGAACAGGAAGGAGTTCCATATAAGCTGGTAGCAGATGTATTTACTCTGGTCAGCCTTACTACAAGAGTCGTACACATGGGTGGAACTATCATGATCGAGTCTGTTCCGCCACCGCTGAGCGGAAGCCGGATATTACTTAAAAGGATAATTGATCTGATAATAACAGTTCCTCTGACTATTCTGCTGCTTCCCCTTGGATTTCTGACAGCTGTGTTTATTGTTATCGATACTGGTTTACCCGTTTTCTATATTCAGACACGTCTCGGAAGAATGAATAGAAAGTTCAGAATGTTCAAATTCAGATCCATGAAGATTGGCGCTCATCAGAAAAGGGATAAACTGAAAGAAGCCAACGAAGCCGGTGGACTTCTCTTCAAGATCAGAGATGATCCCAGAGTTACGAGAGCAGGCCGATTCATAAGAAAATGGAGCATAGATGAGCTGCCGCAGTTACTTAATGTCATTATGGGAGACATGAGTCTGGTAGGACCAAGGCCGCCTTTGCCTGAAGAAGTTGAAGAGTACTCTGAACGTCACCTGAAACGGCTGGAAACTGCACCTGGAATTACAGGTGTCTGGCAGGTTTCAGGCAGAAGCGGGCTCGGGTTCAGTGAAATGGTGAAGCTCGATCTGTATTATGTTGATAATTGGTCTATCTGGATGGATCTTTCAATTCTCATATTGACGGTTCCCGCAATATTCTTCAAAGAAGGCGCATACTAA
- a CDS encoding T9SS type A sorting domain-containing protein, with the protein MIFVLTIPLFAHSGDPALYEFTGSCDVSENSTASLIYPPVSPDQKAPTFTISHTENGTEVTINVASNEDLFSGWVAGKDIWSNSNWDYWWLNTRIATDAENNIYAAVKLYEYSNPSINYDMFVLENNGDISESFLDWNGPESNPLIVNNPDPNIYIEQPTLDREGAVDSDNNTYLIYTNGGSNIIFTKLDSDGTLLINGLNIVVGANAWTNEARVDIAPDGRIYVVWSESLHDIQYVYSDDGGDSGSWSIPASICYNASDQLCKPQISCDTNGNVHIIWQHSSKLAYMKLLPDCTVSIDESFLTSGGVWSPMMDIDEQNNLHIVWGTGTQGSNSVYYTEINGNLDGGGASMTDDELTIVQETPFIVSTDVRYPKCIVDSYMNVHAVYEQGEYGRHHPKAMNYIKMNGVPLLRIVCPDESVLFVEMTGSGADWEGTFTPPVNGIYSAGVSGSDADGNTGIDTYQFEFPNTGIESESGLPVSGVSCSPNPFRESISFSYDLSETGYVNVTIYDMTGRLIETLLNEEQQTGLHSINWKASDMNPGMYLCRISSGAESETLRCVIVAD; encoded by the coding sequence TTGATATTTGTCTTGACCATTCCGTTGTTTGCGCATTCGGGTGATCCGGCTCTATATGAATTCACCGGTTCCTGCGATGTTTCCGAGAATAGTACTGCATCTCTCATTTATCCTCCCGTATCGCCTGATCAGAAGGCACCGACATTCACGATAAGCCACACAGAAAACGGTACCGAAGTAACCATCAACGTTGCATCAAACGAGGACCTGTTCTCGGGATGGGTTGCCGGGAAGGACATCTGGTCGAACTCCAACTGGGACTACTGGTGGCTTAATACTCGTATCGCAACCGATGCGGAGAACAATATCTATGCAGCAGTAAAACTTTACGAATACAGTAATCCGTCTATCAATTATGATATGTTCGTCCTCGAGAACAACGGCGATATCAGCGAGTCATTCCTCGACTGGAACGGTCCTGAGAGTAATCCTCTGATCGTCAATAATCCTGATCCGAACATCTATATAGAGCAGCCAACCCTGGACAGAGAAGGAGCGGTCGATTCAGACAACAACACATACCTGATCTATACCAACGGCGGCTCCAACATCATTTTTACCAAGCTGGATTCCGACGGTACACTGCTCATTAACGGTCTCAACATTGTCGTGGGAGCCAATGCCTGGACAAATGAAGCACGCGTGGACATTGCCCCTGATGGCAGGATCTACGTTGTCTGGTCTGAAAGTCTCCACGATATCCAGTACGTGTATTCCGACGACGGCGGAGATTCAGGTTCCTGGTCGATTCCTGCATCCATCTGTTACAATGCATCCGATCAATTGTGCAAACCGCAAATCTCCTGTGATACTAACGGTAACGTCCATATTATCTGGCAGCACTCCAGCAAGCTTGCATACATGAAACTTCTGCCGGACTGTACTGTGTCCATAGACGAGAGTTTTCTTACTTCGGGCGGTGTCTGGTCGCCCATGATGGATATAGATGAGCAGAACAATCTGCATATAGTCTGGGGAACGGGCACTCAGGGTTCTAATTCCGTCTACTACACGGAGATCAACGGAAACCTCGACGGAGGCGGCGCTTCCATGACTGATGATGAACTTACTATAGTCCAGGAAACTCCTTTCATTGTCAGCACCGATGTCAGGTACCCCAAATGTATTGTTGACAGCTACATGAATGTTCATGCGGTTTACGAACAGGGCGAGTATGGCCGTCACCACCCAAAGGCCATGAATTACATCAAGATGAATGGTGTTCCACTGTTGAGGATAGTATGCCCCGATGAATCGGTCCTTTTCGTGGAAATGACCGGAAGCGGCGCAGACTGGGAGGGTACTTTCACTCCTCCAGTGAATGGAATCTATTCCGCAGGTGTTTCGGGCTCAGATGCCGACGGTAACACCGGCATAGACACTTATCAATTTGAATTTCCCAATACCGGTATCGAGTCAGAGAGCGGTTTGCCTGTCTCGGGTGTCTCCTGCTCACCGAATCCGTTCAGAGAGTCTATCAGTTTCTCCTATGATCTTTCTGAAACAGGTTATGTTAATGTAACTATCTACGACATGACAGGCCGCCTGATCGAAACGCTCTTGAATGAGGAACAACAGACCGGTCTCCATTCCATTAACTGGAAAGCATCTGACATGAACCCGGGTATGTATCTGTGCCGGATCTCTTCCGGTGCTGAGTCAGAGACACTGAGATGTGTCATTGTAGCTGATTAA
- a CDS encoding zinc ribbon domain-containing protein: MPIYEYLCKQCNTIFQFLVRHPSKDTLPICPKCNNKSMERVMSSFSFGSGHSSTGDGLEDDPSLAGLDEEDPKAMAKAIRRMADELGEDLGSEVSEALSRLEAGEDPEKIERDLEESGFGMDDSAPSHDGGLYEA; the protein is encoded by the coding sequence ATGCCCATATACGAATACCTATGCAAGCAATGTAACACGATTTTCCAGTTCCTTGTCAGACACCCCTCAAAAGATACTCTGCCCATATGTCCGAAGTGCAACAATAAAAGCATGGAGCGAGTCATGAGTTCCTTCTCCTTTGGAAGCGGTCATTCTTCAACAGGCGATGGGCTGGAAGATGATCCATCACTTGCCGGACTTGATGAAGAAGATCCGAAAGCAATGGCAAAAGCAATCCGCCGAATGGCTGATGAACTCGGCGAAGATCTCGGTTCCGAAGTCAGCGAAGCGCTTTCACGGCTGGAAGCCGGAGAAGATCCGGAAAAGATCGAACGGGATCTTGAGGAATCAGGATTTGGAATGGACGATTCTGCTCCATCACATGACGGGGGACTCTACGAAGCCTGA